From Canis lupus familiaris isolate Mischka breed German Shepherd chromosome 16, alternate assembly UU_Cfam_GSD_1.0, whole genome shotgun sequence:
CTGTGAAGTGATTTCTCCCAGCAGCTCAGCTGGGAGCTAAAGTAGGCATGGCGAAGAGGCTACCATCCCTGCAACTCCAggccctgcccttctcccccctCAAAGGACCTGCCCCCTGTGGGTGCCTCACAAATAACCAGGCAACCAACCAAGGCTGGGAGCTGCTGTCTAGATCCAGGGAAGCCAGAGCTGTGCCCAGGACACAGGGCCTGTTGGAGTGGCTCCAAGTTCAGCTCAGTCCCTGCCAGAGCTGTGGcaatggggggtgggaggggcttcccttcctcctctctcagtAACTCAAGGCCAGAGCTTATTTCAGTAGGGGGCAAGGAGGGCCCTGTAGCTATTTATCTATGTCATACCACCTCCTCATTCCGAAGCATCAGGTTAGCCCAGGGACTAGGAACAAAACCAAGATTAATAAAGAGAAGGTCCTTGGTGAGTTACAGACCCCCGGGGACCATCCTCCAACCCACTCCGCTCCCCCTGAGGCCCCTCTCACCCTTGGCAGTATCATAGACTCCAAAGTAGGCAGCTCTGTAGATAATGATGCCCTGGACAGAGACGCTGAATCCCTGGTAGAGACCCCTCAGGCCATCAGACTTGAAGATCTTGGTGAGACAGTCACCCAGACCACTGAACTCACGCTGGGCAGCACCCTTGCCCACGTCGGCGGCCAACCTGGTCCTAGCAAAGTCCAGCGGGTAGACAAAGCAGAGAGAGGTGGCCCCAGCTGCCCCACCGGAAGCCAGGTTACCGGCAAAGTAACGCCAGAATTGCTTATGCCGGTCCACGCCCCCCAGGAAGATCTGCTTGTATTTGTCCTTGAAGGCGAAGTTGAGAGCTTGGGTGGGGAAGTAACGGATCACGTTGGCCAGGTTACCCctccagaaggagagaaagccCTGCTCCTTGGGGATTCTCACCACACAATCAATGATCCCTTTGTACTGCTTCTCGGCACTGATCTGTTTGCTGGCATGCTGGACCTGTGGGGGTTGGAGGGGGGGAGGAATTGGTGAGGATGGccgcagcagagggagaaggaaagaggccGAAAGAGGACGGGAGCAAATGTACGTCTACAACTCcttcgttttctttctttaaaaaaaaaaaattatatatatatatttatatgggaTATCAAGCAGATGTTAACTAAATCTAAATAAGTATGTTGGCTACTTGGATAACAAAGCCAAAAAAACCTTCCACTTTGCCTCAATTATCAGGGCACTCGAGAGAAAAGGTTCTtccaaagataaactgaaaagaCTGCATTGCAAAGAGGCATTTATGCATCGCCTTTTCCGTAGGTGCCAGAACTACACCAGGGGCTTAGCGGGAGGTAGAGATGTTGGGAGAGGCCTGTCCTAAAGCACCTGCTCTGATTTAACAGACCCGATGGGCAGGCAGGAGATCGCGCTTTCTGGAGACCTGGATCTCTGCGGAGTAGATACTCTCACAGGAGGAGAATAAATCCACTAGGTATTAGGGCCTGAAAATGTTCAAGTAGATTATCCAAGTAATTGATTATTGGGGGTTTGTTGCTGTGAGCGAGCAATATGTTGGGGTTTTCCTTTATGATAATCTTGACTCCCGAAGCGAGGAGGCCCCGTTTCTCACTGAGGGGCCCTTGCCCTCTGGGAGCAAGTAGAGGAAAAAACGGGACGCCTAGGATGATGATGACAAACCGGAGACCAGACTGCAGGGTTAAGGATGCGGGGGACACACGCGGCAAGACC
This genomic window contains:
- the SLC25A4 gene encoding ADP/ATP translocase 1: MSDHALSFLKDFLAGGVAAAVSKTAVAPIERVKLLLQVQHASKQISAEKQYKGIIDCVVRIPKEQGFLSFWRGNLANVIRYFPTQALNFAFKDKYKQIFLGGVDRHKQFWRYFAGNLASGGAAGATSLCFVYPLDFARTRLAADVGKGAAQREFSGLGDCLTKIFKSDGLRGLYQGFSVSVQGIIIYRAAYFGVYDTAKGMLPDPKNVHIIVSWMIAQSVTAVAGLVSYPFDTVRRRMMMQSGRKGADIMYTGTVDCWRKIAKDEGAKAFFKGAWSNVLRGMGGAFVLVLYDEIKKFV